From a single Leptospira neocaledonica genomic region:
- a CDS encoding response regulator, protein MTKILCVDDAPTVLKLLDFTLTEEGYSVCKAAGPDEALTKIEAEGPFDIGIFDVNMPGRTGIELTKEVLRTEKGKSMKILILTTESSDAMKSQGKEAGAKGWMIKPFNDEDLLAAVKHLIGS, encoded by the coding sequence ATGACAAAAATACTCTGCGTAGACGACGCTCCCACGGTTTTAAAACTTTTAGATTTCACTCTTACGGAAGAAGGTTATTCCGTATGCAAAGCCGCGGGACCTGACGAAGCTCTCACTAAAATAGAAGCGGAAGGTCCTTTCGATATAGGCATCTTCGATGTGAACATGCCTGGTAGAACCGGAATAGAACTCACTAAGGAAGTTTTAAGAACGGAAAAAGGGAAAAGTATGAAAATATTAATCCTTACCACTGAGTCCAGCGACGCAATGAAATCACAAGGAAAAGAAGCAGGCGCAAAAGGATGGATGATCAAACCTTTTAACGACGAGGACCTTCTCGCCGCAGTAAAACATCTGATCGGTTCTTAA